The nucleotide sequence GTATCGATCATCACTCCGTCCTACAACCAGGCACTTTACCTCGAACAAACCATCCAATCCGTCCTCTGCCAGGATTATCCTAATTTCGAGTACCTGCTGGTGGATGGGGCCTCGCAGGATGGCAGCCGCGCAATCATCGAGCGTTATGGCAGTCACTTCGCCTGGTGGGTATCCGAGCCTGATCATGGTCAGGCCGAAGCGATCAACAAAGGTTTCCACCAGGCGCAAGGGCAGATTATCGCCTGGTTAAATTCCGACGACCTTTATTTCCGTCCCGATACCATCAGCCAGGCCATGCAGGCCATGCTGTCACATCCCGAAATTGGCATGGTCTATGCCGATGGAGTCATGGTCGATGCCAGCCTTAATGTCCTTGATTGGCATGCCTATCCCCAGTACAATGCGGTGGATTTGCTGTCATTCAACGTCCTTCTCCAGCCAACGGTCTTCATGCGCCGAGAAGCGTTGGAAATGGCTGGTTACCTACCCGCTGATTATCATCTCATCCTTGACCATACCCTGTGGGTGAAGATCGCCGCCAGGTTCCCGATCCTGCATGTTAATGAGACCTGGGCCGTCGAACGTACCCATTCGGATGCCAAGACGATCGCCCAGGCTGCCCGCTTTGTGGATGAAGCTTTCCACTTCGTCCAATCGCAAGAAGCTGATCCTGCGGTGCAACACCTATTCAACCAACAACGTTCCAGTATCTACGCCGGCTTGCACATATTTGCTGCCAAACGTCTGATCGATGCTGGTGAATCCCGCCAGGCTCTGGCCCATTTCCGGCAGGGTTGGCGCTATTCTCCGAAGGCTGTCCTGCGCGTATGGTACAAGCTGGTCCAGGCTGCTGGTAATGCTATTGGCTTGGGCAAGCTTTTCCTGGCTTACCGCAGCACCCGCCGCCGCTTCCAGCACCACGGTCAGGCCCTGCGGGTGGATATGCAGGGAGTAACCCTGGTCAATGCCGACTCTTCAGGAGCGCGCTAATCCCTGTGCCTGAACTGCCCCTCGTTTCCATCCTTACCCCATCCTACAACCAGGGCCGCTTCATAGAAGAGACCATCCGCTCAGTACTGACCCAGGATTACCCCAACCTGGAGTACCTCATTGTGGATGGTGGCTCAACGGATGGCTCGCTTGAGGTTATCCAGCGCTACGCTAACCAGCTGGCCTGGTGGGTCTCCGAAAAGGACCGCGGTCAAACGGAGGCCATCAACAAGGGTTTCAGTCACGCCCGTGGCGAGATCTTCGCCTGGCTCAATTCAGATGACACCTATTTACACGGTGCAGTAGCCAGGGCGGTCGCCTACCTGCAGGCTCATCCTGAAGCTCCATTGGTTTATGCCGATGCCAACCTGATCGATGAGCAAGGCCAGGTGATCGGGCAATTCCCTTCCCACCAGACCGACTTGGCTAGGCTCTTGCGTGGTTCGGTCCACATCCCCCAGCAGACAACCTTCTTCAGGGCATCTGCCTGGAAGCAGGTCGCCCCACTGGATGAGTCGTTCCACTTCGCCATGGACTATGACCTGTGGGTCCGCTTGAGTAAGCTCGGTCCCCTGATCTACACACCCGGGCTGTGGGCGAATTTCCGCCTGCACGGTGGGGGTAAATCGCTCACCATCGATGACCGCTGCTATCCGGAAATGATACGCGTGTACCAGCGCGAATGTGGCCGTCGTCCATCGCTGCTCCAGGCTCGCTGGCTGGCCCGGCGTACATTGTATGCCTGGTTGCCCCTGCGTTTGCGGGTGAAGCTGCGAAAAATCCTCACCTTCTAAGTCAGATCGAATCGAAATTAAGATTACAATTGCACACATCCCATTCGGAGTATGAATAGCATGCAGTTTGAACCTACTACGATCCCAGATATCGTCCTCATCACACCCAAGGTTTTCGGCGATGAGCGCGGCTTCTTCTTTGAAACCTACCAGGCGCAGCGTTTCGGTGCTGCCGGTTTGCCATTCATCTACGTGCAGGATAACCATTCTGGCTCACAGCATGGAACGTTGCGCGGCTTGCATTATCAGATTCGCCAGGCGCAGGGCAAGATCATGCGTGTCGTGGCAGGCGAGATCTACGACGTAGCTGTCGATCTTCGAAAATGGTCGCCTACTTTCGGGCAGTGGGTCGGGATCGAGCTGACTGCCAGGAACAAATCCGAGCTGTGGATCCCACCCGGCTTTGCCCATGGTTTTTACGTCCAGAGCGAGTGGGCCGAAGTAGTCTATAAAGCCACCGATTATTATGCCCCCGAATGGGAGCGCACCTTACTCTGGAACGACCCTGACCTGAATATCACCTGGCCAATCCCAGCCGGTGAACAACCAGTTCTCTCAGCCAAGGATCGGCAGGGCAAACCTCTCTCAGAAGCGGAAGTATACCTACAGGAGATACGATGAAAAATATCCTTGTCACCGGTGGTGCGGGGTTCATCGGTTCGAACTTCGTTCGCTACTTGC is from Anaerolineales bacterium and encodes:
- the rfbC gene encoding dTDP-4-dehydrorhamnose 3,5-epimerase; this translates as MQFEPTTIPDIVLITPKVFGDERGFFFETYQAQRFGAAGLPFIYVQDNHSGSQHGTLRGLHYQIRQAQGKIMRVVAGEIYDVAVDLRKWSPTFGQWVGIELTARNKSELWIPPGFAHGFYVQSEWAEVVYKATDYYAPEWERTLLWNDPDLNITWPIPAGEQPVLSAKDRQGKPLSEAEVYLQEIR
- a CDS encoding glycosyltransferase; the protein is MPVPELPLVSILTPSYNQGRFIEETIRSVLTQDYPNLEYLIVDGGSTDGSLEVIQRYANQLAWWVSEKDRGQTEAINKGFSHARGEIFAWLNSDDTYLHGAVARAVAYLQAHPEAPLVYADANLIDEQGQVIGQFPSHQTDLARLLRGSVHIPQQTTFFRASAWKQVAPLDESFHFAMDYDLWVRLSKLGPLIYTPGLWANFRLHGGGKSLTIDDRCYPEMIRVYQRECGRRPSLLQARWLARRTLYAWLPLRLRVKLRKILTF